One window from the genome of Sporichthyaceae bacterium encodes:
- the tal gene encoding transaldolase, which produces MSASNERLAKLSAAGVAIWLDDLSRARLQGGGLAAMVRDQYVVGVTTNPSIFHSAVSSSDLYDPQIADLAARGVTVDEAMRAIATADVRDGCDVLRGAYDASDGVDGRVSIEVDPRFAADTAATIAEARALWWMVDRPNLFIKIPATVDGLPAIAQCLSEGISVNVTLIFSLQRYRQVMDAFLEGMERAQRSGVPLAGIGSVASFFVSRVDTEVDKRLDKMGTNEAKAVRGKAAVANARLAFEAYEEIFGSPRWQALAAAGAKVQRPLWASTGTKDPAYSDTLYVDDLVTAGVVNTMPEATLRAVAEHGGAGDDTVRGTYAEARATLDALAELGIDYDDVVDLLEREGVEKFVTAWDNLLGSVGAEMEKLREAAK; this is translated from the coding sequence ATGAGTGCTTCGAACGAGCGGCTGGCCAAGCTCAGCGCCGCGGGAGTGGCGATCTGGTTGGACGACCTGTCCCGTGCCCGACTGCAGGGCGGTGGACTGGCCGCGATGGTGCGCGATCAGTACGTGGTGGGGGTCACCACGAACCCGTCGATCTTCCACAGCGCGGTGTCCTCCTCCGACCTGTACGACCCGCAGATCGCCGACCTGGCCGCCCGCGGGGTGACCGTGGACGAGGCGATGCGCGCCATCGCGACCGCCGACGTGCGGGACGGCTGCGACGTGCTACGCGGCGCCTATGACGCCAGCGACGGGGTGGACGGACGGGTGTCCATCGAGGTCGACCCGCGCTTCGCCGCGGACACCGCGGCCACCATCGCCGAGGCCCGCGCGCTGTGGTGGATGGTCGACCGACCGAACCTGTTCATCAAGATTCCGGCCACCGTCGATGGCCTGCCCGCGATCGCGCAGTGCCTGTCCGAGGGCATCAGCGTCAACGTCACGCTGATCTTCTCCCTGCAGCGCTACCGCCAGGTGATGGACGCTTTCCTGGAGGGCATGGAGCGCGCGCAGCGGTCCGGAGTGCCCCTCGCGGGCATTGGCTCGGTCGCCTCGTTCTTCGTCTCCCGGGTGGACACCGAGGTGGACAAGCGGCTGGACAAGATGGGCACCAACGAGGCGAAGGCAGTGCGCGGCAAGGCCGCGGTGGCCAATGCCCGGCTGGCCTTCGAGGCGTACGAGGAGATCTTCGGCTCCCCCCGCTGGCAGGCGCTGGCCGCGGCCGGCGCGAAGGTGCAGCGGCCGCTGTGGGCCTCCACCGGCACCAAGGACCCGGCCTACTCCGACACCCTCTACGTCGACGACCTGGTCACCGCGGGCGTGGTGAACACCATGCCGGAGGCGACCCTGCGCGCGGTCGCCGAGCACGGCGGCGCCGGGGACGACACGGTGCGCGGCACCTACGCCGAGGCCCGGGCCACGCTCGACGCGCTCGCCGAACTGGGCATCGACTACGACGACGTGGTGGACCTCTTGGAGCGCGAGGGCGTGGAGAAGTTCGTCACCGCGTGGGACAACCTGCTGGGCTCGGTCGGCGCCGAGATGGAGAAACTGCGCGAGGCCGCCAAATGA
- the tkt gene encoding transketolase — MSPSKNSAKLEPAWSGLDARAVDTIRVLAMDAVEAAGNGHPGTAMSLAPAAYLTYQRLLRHDPTDPDWLGRDRFVLSCGHSSLTVYIQLYLSGYGLTVEDLSHLRQWGSLTPGHPEHGHTAGVETTTGPLGQGVATAVGMAMAARRSRYLFDPEAPLGQSVFDHTIYVFASDGDMEEGIASEASSLAGTQKLGNLVVLYDDNHISIEGNTDVAFTEDVLARYAAYGWHTQRVEDANDVDALYAALVAARDHRERPSMIGVRSIIGWPAPHAQNTGKAHGAALGAEEVAATKKVLGFDPAQSFAVDEQVLAHAREVVDRGRALHAEWDTQYAAWQSANKERAAELDRMRARRLPDGWAGKLPEFPAGKAIATRKASGEVLNAIAAAVPELWGGSADLAESNNTMIEGEASFLPLSSTAKNADPAGRNIHFGVREHAMGAAMNGIALDGTFRPYGGTFLIFSDYMRGAVRLGALMKQPVVHVWTHDSIGLGEDGPTHQPIEHLWALRAIPGLDVVRPGDANETVVCWRQILENPHGPTAFALTRQNLPTFDRADGFAPADGAARGGYVLQEAANGLPELILIGTGSEVQLAVEARTALEAEGVPTRVVSMPCLEWFQAQDEAYRQTVLPHRVRARVAVEAGIAQGWWRWVGDGGEVVGIEHFGASAPYQTLYEQFGITSAAVVAAAHRSLARTRGEKGSTTGN; from the coding sequence ATGAGCCCGTCCAAGAACAGCGCGAAGCTCGAACCGGCCTGGTCGGGCCTGGACGCCCGCGCCGTGGACACCATTCGAGTCCTGGCCATGGACGCCGTGGAGGCGGCCGGCAACGGCCACCCCGGCACCGCGATGAGCTTGGCGCCCGCCGCGTACCTCACTTACCAACGGCTGCTGCGCCATGATCCGACCGACCCGGACTGGCTGGGCCGGGACCGCTTCGTGCTGTCCTGTGGGCACTCCAGCCTGACCGTGTACATCCAGCTCTACCTGTCCGGTTACGGCCTGACCGTCGAGGACCTGAGCCATCTACGGCAGTGGGGCAGCCTCACCCCCGGCCATCCGGAGCACGGGCACACCGCGGGTGTGGAGACCACCACCGGACCGTTGGGTCAGGGCGTGGCCACCGCGGTCGGCATGGCCATGGCCGCGCGACGCAGCCGCTACCTGTTCGACCCGGAGGCCCCGCTCGGGCAGAGCGTGTTCGATCACACGATCTACGTGTTCGCCTCCGACGGTGACATGGAGGAGGGCATCGCTTCCGAGGCCTCGTCGTTGGCCGGCACGCAGAAGCTCGGCAACTTGGTCGTGCTCTATGACGACAATCACATTTCGATCGAGGGCAACACCGACGTCGCGTTCACCGAGGACGTGTTGGCCCGCTACGCCGCCTACGGCTGGCACACCCAGCGGGTCGAGGACGCCAACGACGTCGACGCGCTGTACGCCGCGCTGGTCGCCGCCCGGGACCACCGCGAGCGGCCCTCGATGATCGGTGTCCGGTCGATCATCGGCTGGCCCGCGCCGCACGCGCAGAACACCGGCAAGGCGCACGGCGCAGCACTGGGCGCGGAGGAGGTGGCCGCCACCAAGAAGGTGCTCGGCTTCGACCCGGCGCAGAGCTTCGCGGTCGACGAGCAGGTGCTCGCGCACGCCCGTGAGGTCGTCGACCGGGGCCGCGCCCTGCACGCGGAATGGGACACCCAGTACGCCGCCTGGCAGTCGGCCAATAAAGAACGCGCCGCGGAACTGGACCGCATGCGCGCCCGTCGGCTGCCCGACGGATGGGCGGGCAAGCTGCCGGAGTTCCCGGCCGGCAAGGCGATAGCCACCCGCAAGGCCTCCGGCGAGGTGCTGAACGCCATCGCCGCGGCCGTCCCCGAGCTGTGGGGAGGCTCGGCGGACCTGGCCGAGTCCAACAACACGATGATCGAGGGCGAGGCCTCGTTCCTGCCGCTGTCCTCCACCGCGAAGAACGCCGACCCGGCGGGACGCAACATCCACTTCGGCGTGCGTGAGCACGCCATGGGTGCGGCGATGAACGGCATCGCGCTGGACGGCACCTTCCGGCCCTACGGCGGCACCTTCCTGATCTTCTCCGACTACATGCGCGGCGCGGTGCGACTCGGTGCGCTGATGAAGCAGCCGGTGGTGCACGTGTGGACGCACGACTCCATCGGCCTGGGTGAGGATGGCCCCACCCACCAGCCGATCGAGCACCTGTGGGCGCTGCGCGCCATCCCCGGTCTGGACGTGGTCCGCCCCGGTGACGCGAATGAAACCGTCGTTTGTTGGCGGCAGATCCTGGAGAACCCGCACGGGCCGACCGCGTTCGCACTGACCCGGCAGAACCTGCCTACCTTCGACCGTGCCGACGGCTTCGCCCCCGCTGACGGGGCCGCCCGCGGCGGGTACGTGCTGCAGGAGGCGGCCAACGGGCTGCCCGAGCTGATCCTGATCGGCACCGGCAGCGAGGTGCAGTTGGCGGTCGAGGCCCGCACCGCGTTGGAGGCCGAGGGCGTGCCCACCCGGGTGGTGTCCATGCCCTGCCTGGAGTGGTTCCAGGCACAGGATGAGGCCTACCGGCAGACCGTGCTGCCGCACCGGGTGCGAGCCCGGGTTGCGGTCGAGGCGGGCATTGCCCAGGGCTGGTGGCGGTGGGTCGGTGACGGCGGCGAGGTCGTCGGTATCGAGCACTTCGGTGCCTCCGCGCCCTACCAGACGCTTTACGAGCAATTCGGCATCACCTCGGCCGCGGTGGTCGCCGCGGCGCACCGGAGCCTGGCCCGTACCCGAGGGGAAAAGGGCTCCACAACCGGTAACTGA
- a CDS encoding heme o synthase yields the protein MTTVDLRPANGAAIGGGRGIGATVRAYVALTKPRIIELLLVTTAPVMFLAARGVPSLWLVLATLVGGTLSAGSANVLNCYLDRDIDADMRRTRRRPLPMHGVTPRETLVFGVVLGAVSTLLLGLAVNWLSALLALTANLFYVFGYTMWLKRRTSQNIVWGGAAGCFPPLIGWTAVTGSVTWTPLVLFGVVFFWTPPHFWALAMRYREDYAAANVPMLPVVATERRVITEITLYTWATVIVSLLLWPVAHTGPLYPVVAAVLGVGILLEAHRLLGRVRRGLSGVDLAPMRLFHLSNTYLALLFLVIAIDACLF from the coding sequence GTGACCACTGTCGATCTTCGCCCGGCCAATGGGGCGGCGATCGGAGGCGGACGCGGCATCGGCGCCACTGTGCGGGCCTACGTCGCGCTCACCAAGCCGCGCATCATCGAGCTGCTGCTGGTCACCACCGCGCCGGTGATGTTCCTGGCCGCCCGCGGGGTGCCCTCGCTGTGGCTGGTGCTGGCCACGCTGGTCGGCGGCACGCTGTCCGCGGGCAGCGCCAACGTGCTGAACTGCTACCTGGACCGCGACATCGACGCGGACATGCGCCGCACCCGGCGTCGGCCGCTGCCCATGCACGGGGTCACCCCGCGCGAGACGTTGGTGTTCGGGGTGGTGCTCGGCGCCGTCAGCACGTTGCTGCTTGGGTTGGCGGTGAACTGGCTGTCCGCGTTGCTGGCGCTGACCGCGAACCTGTTCTACGTGTTCGGCTACACGATGTGGCTGAAGCGACGGACGTCACAGAACATCGTGTGGGGCGGTGCGGCCGGCTGTTTCCCGCCGCTGATCGGCTGGACCGCGGTGACCGGCTCGGTGACCTGGACGCCGCTGGTGCTGTTCGGCGTGGTGTTCTTCTGGACTCCGCCGCACTTCTGGGCGCTGGCCATGCGCTACCGCGAGGACTACGCCGCGGCCAATGTGCCGATGCTGCCGGTGGTGGCCACGGAGCGCCGGGTCATCACCGAGATCACTCTCTACACCTGGGCGACGGTGATCGTCTCCCTGCTGCTGTGGCCGGTGGCGCACACCGGCCCGTTGTACCCGGTGGTGGCCGCGGTGCTCGGCGTCGGCATTCTCCTCGAGGCTCACCGCCTGCTGGGCCGGGTGCGGCGCGGGTTGAGCGGTGTGGACCTCGCCCCGATGCGGCTGTTCCACCTGTCGAACACCTATTTGGCGCTGCTGTTCCTGGTCATCGCCATCGACGCCTGCCTGTTCTAG
- a CDS encoding COX15/CtaA family protein produces MTDRAGTLLRRLALASIVVNITIVVTGGAVRLTGSGLGCPTWPRCAGNSFTPTGQLGLHSQIEFTNRLITYVVGAVALATLVVARRAQPARRDVRRLAWALFLGVPAQAVLGGITVLTALNPWIVMLHLMLSMALVAGATVLYGRLAEGDGPAVPRVVPRARGLAFAVAGVTAVVLYLGTVVTGSGPHAGDAKSPRTGLNTHTVSEWHAAAVFLLIALTLATVMALAVCDAAPAARRAAALLLAVQAGQAVIGWIQYATNVPEALVAAHMLGAGLLVVATTRLALATRERPTVAPNLTPDTQLGVAQQRIALPG; encoded by the coding sequence ATGACCGACCGGGCGGGGACCTTGCTGCGTCGGCTCGCGCTGGCCTCGATCGTGGTGAACATCACCATCGTGGTGACCGGTGGGGCGGTGCGATTGACCGGATCGGGCCTGGGTTGCCCGACCTGGCCGCGCTGCGCGGGCAACTCGTTCACCCCCACCGGCCAACTCGGCCTGCACTCACAGATCGAGTTCACCAACCGGTTGATCACCTACGTGGTGGGCGCGGTGGCACTGGCCACGTTGGTGGTCGCCCGGCGGGCCCAACCGGCGCGCCGCGACGTGCGTCGATTGGCCTGGGCGTTGTTCCTCGGGGTGCCGGCGCAGGCGGTGTTGGGCGGGATCACCGTGCTCACCGCCCTCAACCCGTGGATCGTGATGCTGCATCTGATGCTGTCCATGGCGCTGGTCGCCGGGGCGACTGTGCTGTATGGGCGGCTGGCCGAGGGCGATGGGCCTGCCGTGCCGCGCGTGGTGCCGCGGGCCCGCGGCTTGGCGTTCGCGGTCGCCGGGGTAACCGCGGTGGTGCTGTATCTGGGCACCGTGGTGACCGGCAGCGGCCCGCACGCCGGTGACGCCAAATCCCCGCGCACCGGACTGAACACGCACACCGTCAGCGAATGGCACGCCGCCGCGGTGTTCCTGCTGATTGCCCTGACCCTGGCCACCGTCATGGCGCTGGCTGTCTGCGACGCCGCCCCCGCCGCCCGCCGCGCGGCCGCCCTGCTGCTCGCCGTCCAAGCCGGCCAGGCCGTCATCGGCTGGATTCAATACGCCACCAACGTCCCCGAGGCCCTCGTCGCCGCCCACATGCTCGGCGCTGGGTTGCTGGTCGTGGCCACCACCCGCCTTGCCCTCGCGACGCGCGAACGACCGACCGTGGCGCCGAACCTAACGCCGGACACGCAACTTGGGGTCGCCCAGCAACGCATCGCGCTGCCCGGATAG
- a CDS encoding ABC transporter permease, translating to MMDLSPAPGAAPVARMVRAQASLETRMLLRNGEQLLLTVIIPALLLVLFAKVDVVEVGTDSRIDFLAPGILALAVMSTAFTGQAIATGFERRYGVLKRLAVSPLPRWGLLVGKTACVLVVELLQVGLLAGVAFALGWSAHGNAVVVLLLLVVGTAAFSGLGLLMAGTLRAEATLAAANLVYLLLLVGGGVIIPLSKFGGARHVLRYTPTAALSGGLRDVLTGAAGIPWVDVAVLVGWAAVSIAAAARLFRWE from the coding sequence ATGATGGATCTCTCCCCCGCTCCCGGTGCCGCGCCGGTCGCGCGCATGGTGCGCGCGCAGGCGTCGCTGGAGACGCGGATGCTGCTGCGCAACGGCGAGCAGTTGCTGTTGACGGTGATCATCCCGGCGCTGTTGCTCGTGCTGTTCGCCAAGGTGGACGTGGTCGAGGTCGGCACCGATTCGCGCATCGACTTCCTGGCGCCGGGGATTCTCGCGCTCGCGGTGATGTCCACCGCGTTCACCGGACAGGCCATCGCCACCGGTTTCGAGCGGCGCTACGGGGTGCTCAAGCGATTGGCGGTCTCGCCACTGCCGCGCTGGGGTCTGTTGGTCGGCAAGACAGCGTGCGTCCTGGTGGTCGAACTGCTGCAGGTCGGGTTGCTGGCCGGGGTCGCGTTCGCGCTGGGCTGGTCGGCCCACGGCAACGCGGTGGTGGTGCTGTTGTTGTTGGTGGTCGGAACCGCGGCGTTCAGCGGCCTGGGCCTGTTGATGGCCGGCACGTTGCGCGCCGAGGCGACGTTGGCCGCGGCCAACCTGGTGTACCTGCTGCTGCTCGTCGGCGGCGGGGTGATCATCCCGTTGTCGAAGTTCGGCGGGGCGCGGCACGTGCTGCGGTACACCCCGACCGCGGCGCTGTCCGGCGGCCTGCGTGACGTGTTGACCGGCGCGGCGGGCATCCCGTGGGTCGACGTGGCCGTGCTGGTCGGCTGGGCGGCGGTCTCGATCGCCGCGGCCGCCCGGCTGTTCCGGTGGGAATGA
- a CDS encoding ABC transporter ATP-binding protein yields MPIDPAIQVRGLTRRYAGRAVVDSLDLQMAAGAVTALLGPNGAGKTTTIEICCGLRRADEGSVQVLGLDPVRDGAALRPRLGVMLQEGGVYSGANAPEMLHHVASLHAHPLDPDALITRLGLGDAGRTTYRRLSGGQKQLLALGLAIVGRPELVFLDEPTAGLDPHARHATWGLIAELRAAGVTVVLATHLMDEAERLADQVAIIDRGRCVAAGSPAELTGGSRRLEDVFFELTTPAQR; encoded by the coding sequence GTGCCGATCGACCCCGCCATCCAGGTCCGGGGTCTGACCAGGCGCTACGCCGGGCGCGCGGTCGTCGATTCCCTCGACCTGCAGATGGCCGCGGGCGCGGTGACCGCGCTGCTGGGTCCCAACGGCGCCGGGAAGACCACCACCATCGAGATCTGTTGCGGCCTGCGCCGGGCGGACGAGGGCAGTGTGCAGGTGCTCGGGCTGGACCCGGTGCGCGATGGTGCGGCCCTGCGGCCACGCCTCGGCGTGATGCTGCAGGAGGGCGGGGTGTACTCCGGGGCGAATGCGCCGGAGATGCTGCACCATGTCGCGTCGCTGCATGCGCATCCGTTGGATCCCGATGCGTTGATCACCCGGCTCGGGCTGGGCGACGCCGGGCGCACCACCTACCGGCGGCTGTCCGGCGGGCAGAAACAGCTGCTCGCCCTCGGCCTGGCCATCGTCGGCCGCCCCGAACTGGTGTTCCTCGACGAGCCGACGGCGGGGCTCGATCCGCACGCGCGGCACGCCACCTGGGGATTGATCGCGGAGCTGCGTGCGGCGGGGGTGACCGTCGTGCTCGCCACGCATTTGATGGACGAAGCCGAGCGGTTGGCGGACCAGGTGGCGATCATCGACCGCGGCCGGTGCGTGGCCGCGGGTTCGCCCGCCGAGCTCACCGGTGGGTCGCGTCGTCTCGAGGACGTGTTCTTCGAGCTCACCACCCCGGCCCAACGATGA
- a CDS encoding winged helix-turn-helix transcriptional regulator, with the protein MKYHPDVLAATPVDAGERGTRDRVARSILENGPSTAVALAERLELTPAAVRRHLDVLLAEGHIMPTVPRLRAAQRGRGRPARAFGITDQGRESFYQAYDDLAAGALRFLAETAGDQAVTEFAERRVADLEERYRGRVSGLPEHERPAALADALSADGYAASARPAPGGHGEQLCQHHCPVAHVAEQFPQLCEAETAAFARLLGSHVQRLATIARGDSVCTTYVPGRTSV; encoded by the coding sequence GTGAAATACCATCCCGACGTGCTGGCGGCGACCCCGGTCGATGCCGGCGAACGTGGTACCCGCGACCGGGTTGCCCGCTCCATTCTGGAGAACGGCCCGTCCACCGCGGTGGCGTTGGCCGAGCGTCTGGAGCTCACCCCGGCCGCCGTGCGTCGCCACCTCGACGTGCTGCTCGCCGAGGGCCACATCATGCCCACCGTTCCCCGGTTGCGGGCGGCACAGCGCGGCCGGGGCCGACCGGCCCGCGCGTTCGGCATCACCGACCAGGGCCGCGAGTCGTTCTACCAGGCCTACGACGACCTGGCCGCCGGAGCGTTGCGCTTTCTCGCCGAGACGGCCGGCGATCAGGCGGTCACCGAGTTCGCCGAGCGCCGGGTGGCCGATCTGGAGGAGCGCTACCGCGGTCGCGTTTCCGGGTTACCCGAGCACGAACGCCCCGCCGCGTTGGCTGACGCCCTGTCCGCCGACGGTTATGCCGCAAGTGCCCGACCCGCCCCCGGCGGCCACGGCGAACAGCTTTGCCAGCACCACTGCCCGGTGGCCCACGTCGCCGAGCAGTTCCCACAGTTGTGCGAGGCCGAGACCGCGGCGTTCGCCCGACTGCTGGGCTCCCATGTCCAACGCCTCGCCACCATCGCCCGCGGCGACAGCGTATGCACCACGTACGTACCGGGAAGGACCTCAGTATGA
- the sufB gene encoding Fe-S cluster assembly protein SufB: protein MHHVRTGKDLSMTSTVPTALEGIGRYDFGWADANDVGATARRGLSEDVVRNISALKNEPEWMLEQRLKGLKLFYKKPMPNWGSDLSGIDFDNIKYFVRSTEKQATSWDELPEDIKNTYDRLGIPEAEKQRLVAGVAAQYESEVVYHQIREDLEQQGVIFKDTDTGLREHPEMFQEYFGSVIPAGDNKFSALNTAVWSGGSFIYVPKNVHVEIPLQAYFRINTENMGQFERTLIIVDEGAYVHYVEGCTAPIYSSDSLHSAVVEIIVKPGGRCRYTTIQNWSNNVYNLVTKRARAEAGATMEWVDGNIGSKVTMKYPAVWMTGEYARGEVLSIAFAGEGQHQDAGAKMVHAAPHTSSSIVSKSVARGGGRTSYRGLVRVQPGAHSSKSNVRCDALLVDAISRSDTYPYVDAREDDVALGHEATVSKVSEDQLFYLMSRGMSEDEAMAMIVRGFVEPIARELPMEYALELNRLIELQMEGAVG, encoded by the coding sequence ATGCACCACGTACGTACCGGGAAGGACCTCAGTATGACCAGCACTGTTCCCACTGCTCTCGAGGGCATCGGCCGCTATGACTTCGGTTGGGCCGACGCCAACGATGTGGGTGCCACCGCCCGCCGAGGCCTGTCCGAGGACGTCGTCCGCAACATCTCCGCGCTGAAGAACGAGCCGGAGTGGATGCTGGAGCAGCGGCTGAAGGGCCTCAAGCTCTTCTACAAGAAGCCCATGCCCAACTGGGGCTCGGACCTGTCCGGCATCGACTTCGACAACATCAAGTACTTCGTGCGCTCCACGGAGAAGCAGGCCACTTCCTGGGACGAGCTGCCCGAGGACATCAAGAACACCTACGACCGCTTGGGTATCCCGGAGGCCGAGAAGCAACGGCTCGTCGCCGGCGTCGCCGCGCAGTACGAGTCCGAGGTCGTGTACCACCAGATCCGCGAGGACCTCGAGCAGCAGGGCGTCATCTTCAAAGACACCGACACCGGACTGCGCGAGCACCCGGAGATGTTTCAGGAGTACTTCGGCTCGGTGATCCCGGCCGGTGACAACAAGTTCTCCGCGCTGAACACCGCGGTGTGGTCCGGCGGATCGTTCATCTATGTGCCGAAGAACGTGCACGTCGAGATTCCGCTGCAGGCCTACTTCCGCATCAACACCGAGAACATGGGCCAGTTCGAGCGGACGCTGATCATCGTCGACGAGGGTGCATACGTGCACTACGTCGAGGGCTGCACCGCGCCGATCTACTCCTCGGACTCGCTGCACTCCGCCGTCGTGGAGATCATCGTCAAGCCGGGCGGACGCTGCCGGTACACGACCATCCAGAACTGGTCGAACAACGTCTACAACCTGGTCACCAAGCGCGCGCGCGCCGAGGCCGGCGCGACCATGGAGTGGGTCGACGGGAACATCGGGTCCAAGGTGACCATGAAGTACCCGGCGGTGTGGATGACCGGTGAGTACGCCCGCGGTGAGGTGCTTTCCATCGCGTTCGCCGGCGAGGGCCAGCACCAGGACGCCGGCGCCAAGATGGTGCACGCGGCCCCGCACACCTCCAGCTCGATCGTGTCCAAGTCGGTGGCTCGCGGCGGTGGCCGCACCTCCTACCGCGGTCTGGTCCGGGTGCAGCCGGGGGCGCACTCCTCGAAGTCCAACGTGCGCTGTGACGCGCTGCTGGTGGACGCCATCAGCCGCTCGGACACCTACCCCTACGTGGACGCCCGCGAGGACGACGTCGCGCTCGGCCACGAGGCCACCGTGTCCAAGGTCTCCGAGGATCAGCTGTTCTATCTGATGAGCCGTGGGATGTCCGAGGACGAAGCCATGGCGATGATCGTGCGTGGCTTCGTCGAACCCATCGCCCGCGAACTGCCGATGGAGTATGCGCTCGAGCTGAACCGGCTGATCGAGCTGCAGATGGAAGGAGCGGTCGGCTAG
- the sufD gene encoding Fe-S cluster assembly protein SufD has protein sequence MPTGREEEWRFTPMRRLRGLHNGTAAADGKVVVDAVAPEGVSVQTVGRDDPRIRITQYSDRVAQNAFDLFSAATVISVPSEAVVIEPTVVTVRGEGAEGAAYGHTVIDVAPFASTTVVLDHRGSATYAANVEVHVADSASLTLVSIQDWADDAVHLSHHRLVLGRDARVRTVTVTFGGDLVRLFPQVTYTAPGGDAELLGLYFADDGQHLEHRSYVDHAVPRCRSNVAYKGALQGARAHTVWVGDVLIRAEAVGTDTYELNRNLILSDGARADSVPNLEILTGEVAGAGHASATGRFDDEQLFYLQARGIPAEEARRLVVRGFFAEIIGRIGIPMIQARLLKTIEHELETLA, from the coding sequence GTGCCCACGGGCCGCGAGGAAGAATGGCGATTCACGCCGATGCGGCGGTTGCGCGGCCTGCACAACGGCACCGCGGCGGCCGACGGCAAGGTTGTCGTCGACGCGGTCGCGCCGGAGGGCGTGAGCGTGCAGACGGTGGGCCGCGACGACCCACGCATCCGCATCACGCAGTACTCCGACCGGGTCGCACAAAACGCGTTCGACTTGTTCTCGGCGGCCACGGTGATCAGCGTGCCCTCCGAAGCGGTGGTCATCGAGCCCACCGTGGTCACCGTGCGTGGCGAGGGCGCGGAAGGCGCGGCCTACGGGCACACCGTGATCGACGTCGCCCCGTTCGCCTCGACCACCGTCGTGCTCGACCATCGGGGCTCGGCGACCTACGCCGCAAATGTCGAGGTGCATGTCGCTGACAGTGCGTCACTCACGTTGGTCAGCATCCAGGACTGGGCCGATGACGCCGTGCATCTGAGCCATCACCGCCTCGTGCTCGGCCGCGACGCCCGGGTGCGCACGGTCACGGTCACCTTTGGCGGGGATTTGGTGCGCCTGTTCCCGCAGGTGACCTACACCGCACCGGGTGGGGATGCCGAGCTGCTGGGGCTGTATTTCGCCGACGACGGTCAGCACCTCGAACACCGCAGCTACGTCGACCATGCGGTGCCGCGCTGCCGCAGCAACGTGGCCTACAAGGGCGCGTTGCAGGGCGCCCGCGCGCACACCGTGTGGGTCGGTGACGTGTTGATCCGCGCCGAGGCGGTCGGCACCGACACCTACGAACTCAACCGCAACCTGATCCTCTCCGACGGCGCCCGCGCCGATTCCGTGCCCAACCTGGAGATCCTCACCGGTGAGGTGGCCGGGGCCGGGCATGCCAGCGCCACGGGACGTTTCGACGACGAGCAGTTGTTCTACCTGCAGGCCCGGGGGATCCCGGCCGAGGAGGCTCGCCGGCTGGTCGTGCGGGGCTTCTTCGCCGAGATCATCGGCCGCATCGGCATCCCGATGATTCAGGCCCGACTGCTGAAAACCATCGAGCACGAACTGGAGACTCTCGCCTGA
- the sufC gene encoding Fe-S cluster assembly ATPase SufC: MSTLEIKDLHVSVDTADGEKQILRGVNLTIRPGETHAVMGPNGSGKSTLAYSIAGHPKYTVTSGSIALDGADVLTMSVDERARAGLFLAMQYPVEVPGVSVTNFLRTAKTAIDGEAPKLRTWVKDVKAAMNQLQMDPAFAERNVNEGFSGGEKKRHEMLQLELLNPKVAILDETDSGLDIDALKVVSDGVNRFRSGRDKGVLLITHYTRILRYIAPDFVHVFVGGRFVEEGGPELAEQLEAEGYERFLTGATA; the protein is encoded by the coding sequence ATGAGCACGCTGGAGATCAAAGACCTGCACGTCTCGGTGGACACTGCCGACGGGGAGAAGCAGATCCTGCGTGGGGTGAATCTGACGATCCGCCCGGGTGAGACACACGCCGTGATGGGCCCCAACGGGTCGGGCAAGTCCACGCTGGCCTACAGCATCGCCGGGCACCCCAAGTACACGGTGACCTCCGGCAGCATCGCCCTGGACGGTGCCGACGTGCTGACGATGTCCGTCGACGAGCGCGCCCGCGCGGGCCTGTTCCTCGCCATGCAGTACCCGGTCGAGGTGCCCGGCGTCAGCGTGACGAACTTCCTACGCACCGCGAAGACCGCGATCGACGGCGAGGCCCCGAAGCTGCGCACCTGGGTCAAGGACGTCAAGGCCGCGATGAACCAGCTGCAGATGGACCCGGCCTTCGCCGAGCGCAACGTCAACGAGGGCTTCTCCGGTGGTGAGAAGAAGCGCCACGAGATGCTGCAGTTGGAGTTGCTCAACCCCAAGGTGGCGATCCTGGACGAGACCGATTCCGGGCTGGACATCGATGCCCTCAAGGTCGTGTCCGACGGCGTGAACCGCTTCCGGTCCGGCAGGGACAAGGGCGTGCTGCTGATCACCCACTACACCCGCATCCTGCGCTACATCGCGCCGGACTTCGTACACGTCTTCGTGGGCGGCCGGTTCGTCGAGGAGGGTGGCCCGGAGCTCGCCGAGCAGCTGGAGGCGGAGGGGTACGAGCGCTTCCTGACCGGAGCGACAGCATGA